In a genomic window of Thiosocius teredinicola:
- a CDS encoding dihydroorotate dehydrogenase, producing the protein MADIDPRLASEFCGMRFATPLVLLSGCVGFGEEYTRVKGFSNRDAGAICLKGTTGTQRLGNAPHRVYETPGGMLNAIGLQNPGVDKVVDEILPTLDFDETRFIANVSGSTIEEYIAVTRKFDDSPIDAIEINISCPNVKEGGVAFGNDPDMSARVVEACRSVTDKPLITKLSPNQTDIAENARRCIEAGSDAFAVINTLMGMAIDIEARTPYIGNNQGGLSGPAIKPIALLKVHQVYQVTKEHGIPIIGQGGVTTPSDAIEFLLAGASAVGVGTALFYDPLILPKINQGIVDYMDRQQLANVGQITGALQLNTRKPAQACGC; encoded by the coding sequence ATGGCTGACATTGACCCACGCCTGGCCTCTGAATTCTGCGGTATGCGATTCGCGACACCCCTGGTGTTGCTGTCCGGCTGCGTGGGCTTCGGCGAAGAGTACACGCGAGTGAAAGGCTTCTCCAACCGCGATGCCGGCGCGATCTGCCTGAAAGGTACGACCGGCACACAGCGTTTGGGCAACGCACCGCATCGGGTCTACGAAACACCCGGCGGCATGCTCAACGCGATCGGCCTGCAGAACCCGGGAGTCGACAAGGTGGTCGACGAGATCCTGCCGACACTCGATTTCGACGAAACCCGGTTTATCGCCAATGTCTCGGGTTCGACGATCGAGGAATACATCGCGGTTACGCGCAAGTTCGACGACTCGCCGATCGATGCCATCGAAATCAACATCTCGTGTCCCAACGTCAAGGAAGGCGGCGTGGCCTTCGGCAACGATCCCGACATGTCGGCGCGGGTGGTCGAGGCCTGCCGCAGCGTGACCGACAAACCGCTGATCACCAAGCTCTCGCCGAACCAGACCGACATCGCCGAGAACGCCCGCCGCTGTATCGAGGCCGGCAGCGATGCCTTTGCGGTGATCAACACGCTGATGGGCATGGCGATCGACATCGAGGCGCGCACCCCCTATATCGGCAACAACCAGGGCGGCCTGTCGGGCCCCGCGATCAAGCCGATCGCGCTGCTCAAGGTGCACCAGGTGTACCAGGTCACCAAGGAGCACGGCATTCCGATCATCGGCCAGGGCGGCGTGACCACACCGTCCGACGCGATCGAGTTTCTGCTCGCCGGTGCCTCGGCGGTCGGGGTAGGTACTGCACTGTTCTACGATCCGCTGATCCTGCCCAAGATCAACCAGGGCATCGTCGACTACATGGACCGCCAGCAGCTGGCCAATGTCGGCCAGATCACCGGCGCCCTGCAGCTCAACACCCGCAAACCGGCGCAGGCCTGCGGCTGCTAG
- a CDS encoding PDC sensor domain-containing protein — MGPSLKAEIERQRTILNRALRLVLAPTASVCAATWSTADKLDAVLAASIAHLPGCKLLYALDTERRQVSANVTDDRIESSVRGQDLSVRPFLLGLAVDAEFHLSPVYVSRVDRQPCVTALHRVQEPGGAVLGFVAADFALDSLPSTNNAALCGSSAWRQIKGDPAIRQNLFLQERVHSAMDERLEEVHDTVVSLMAERGIFHAKLHYGSSRATLWLYDDPHNYRLHVLDEITDPSVCLAYPRAQYAERAKVPRSALRDVFGRMARLRLADSTLYLRSGSLNVINGMVGLTFSCDGSHYMPVDEFLGKDDRFWFGAA; from the coding sequence ATGGGTCCTTCGCTCAAGGCCGAAATCGAACGTCAACGGACGATCCTGAACAGGGCGCTACGCCTGGTGCTGGCGCCGACTGCTTCGGTGTGCGCGGCAACCTGGTCGACGGCAGACAAGCTCGACGCGGTGCTGGCGGCGTCGATCGCCCACCTGCCGGGCTGCAAGCTGCTTTATGCCCTGGATACCGAGCGTCGCCAGGTGTCGGCCAACGTGACAGACGACCGTATCGAGTCCTCGGTCCGCGGACAGGATCTGTCGGTGCGTCCCTTTCTGCTTGGGCTGGCGGTGGATGCCGAGTTCCATCTTTCACCGGTGTATGTCAGCCGCGTCGATCGTCAGCCCTGCGTAACCGCGTTGCACCGCGTGCAGGAACCCGGTGGCGCGGTGCTCGGTTTCGTGGCCGCCGACTTTGCGCTCGACAGCCTGCCCAGCACCAACAACGCCGCACTGTGCGGGTCGTCGGCATGGCGTCAGATCAAGGGCGATCCGGCGATCCGGCAGAATCTCTTTCTGCAGGAGCGTGTGCACAGCGCGATGGACGAGCGCCTGGAAGAGGTGCACGACACGGTCGTGTCACTGATGGCCGAACGCGGCATCTTTCACGCCAAGCTGCACTACGGCAGTTCGCGTGCGACGTTGTGGCTGTACGACGATCCGCACAACTATCGGCTGCACGTGCTCGATGAGATCACCGACCCCTCGGTTTGCCTGGCCTATCCGCGTGCCCAATACGCCGAACGTGCCAAGGTGCCGCGTTCGGCGCTGCGCGACGTGTTTGGCCGCATGGCGCGACTGCGTCTGGCCGACAGTACGCTTTACCTGCGGTCGGGCTCGCTGAACGTCATCAACGGCATGGTGGGATTGACGTTCTCCTGCGACGGCAGCCACTACATGCCGGTCGACGAGTTTCTCGGCAAAGACGATCGCTTCTGGTTCGGCGCCGCCTGA
- a CDS encoding efflux RND transporter periplasmic adaptor subunit → MNTYPYRLRSILIVLLTALLVACSEPPVEPSESMAEASKDTALEHAQKHLDPKYVCPMHPQIVRDEPGSCPICGMDLVAKMIDAQAGKRPTVEISNAVINSMGVRTAPARNDTLWKYIETVGRIEYDETRLAHVHPRAEGWMEQLSLRAEGEPVKRGQVLGRLYSPEILSAQVDFLIALDQQAGSVRIEKARNRLRLLGVTEGTISTIQNSRKSLNTVPLVANASGVVTKLGAREGMYVTPNMEVVTIADLGKIWVLVDIYEHQIDWLAAGVTAEIKVPAYPGRTWEGKVEYIYPELDPKSRTLKVRLAFDNPDGLLKANMFADVVIYGGPKRDTLSVPAEAVITTGKRDTVVMALGEGRFQPVDVVTGMRTDDKVEILSGIKAGDEVVVSGQFLIDSESSLQASFLRMDDTGSAGSASHGSH, encoded by the coding sequence GTGAATACTTACCCCTATCGCCTGCGAAGCATCTTGATCGTGCTGCTTACCGCACTGCTCGTCGCCTGTTCAGAACCGCCAGTCGAACCGAGCGAATCGATGGCCGAGGCCAGCAAAGACACGGCACTGGAACACGCGCAGAAACATCTCGACCCGAAGTATGTCTGCCCGATGCACCCGCAGATCGTGCGCGACGAACCCGGCTCATGCCCGATCTGCGGCATGGACCTGGTGGCGAAGATGATCGACGCACAGGCCGGCAAACGCCCCACAGTCGAGATCAGCAATGCGGTGATCAACAGCATGGGGGTGCGCACTGCGCCGGCGCGTAACGACACCCTGTGGAAATACATCGAGACGGTCGGGCGCATCGAATACGACGAGACGCGCCTGGCCCACGTGCACCCGCGAGCCGAGGGCTGGATGGAACAGCTCAGTCTGCGCGCCGAGGGTGAACCGGTGAAACGCGGCCAGGTGCTCGGCCGTCTGTATTCACCCGAGATCCTCTCGGCCCAGGTCGACTTCCTGATCGCGCTCGATCAGCAGGCCGGCTCGGTGCGGATCGAGAAGGCGCGCAACCGCTTACGCCTGCTGGGCGTGACCGAAGGCACCATCTCGACGATCCAAAACAGCCGCAAATCGCTCAACACGGTGCCGCTGGTGGCCAACGCCTCGGGCGTCGTCACCAAGCTCGGTGCGCGCGAAGGCATGTACGTGACCCCCAACATGGAGGTTGTGACCATCGCCGATCTGGGCAAGATCTGGGTGCTGGTCGACATCTACGAACACCAGATCGACTGGCTGGCCGCAGGTGTGACCGCCGAGATCAAGGTGCCCGCCTACCCGGGCCGAACCTGGGAGGGCAAGGTCGAGTACATCTACCCCGAGCTCGATCCCAAATCGCGCACGCTCAAGGTGCGACTCGCATTCGACAACCCCGATGGCCTGCTGAAGGCCAACATGTTCGCCGATGTCGTGATCTACGGTGGGCCGAAGCGTGACACGCTGTCGGTCCCGGCCGAGGCCGTGATCACCACCGGCAAGCGCGATACGGTCGTGATGGCCTTGGGCGAAGGACGCTTCCAACCGGTCGACGTGGTAACCGGTATGCGCACCGACGACAAGGTCGAGATCCTCAGCGGCATCAAGGCCGGCGACGAGGTGGTGGTGTCCGGGCAGTTCCTGATCGATTCGGAATCGAGCCTGCAGGCGAGCTTCCTGCGCATGGACGATACCGGCAGCGCCGGTAGCGCTTCACACGGCAGCCACTGA
- a CDS encoding heavy-metal-associated domain-containing protein, with protein MSYTIAVENIKCGGCANSIRSKLVDQELAQSVEVDIEQGQVHVEGNPEWRDQVAMALAKMGYPEVGSVEGMKAAAAKAKSFVSCAIGRIDNASQGKG; from the coding sequence ATGAGCTACACGATTGCAGTTGAGAACATCAAGTGCGGCGGTTGTGCGAACAGTATCCGCAGCAAACTCGTCGATCAGGAACTGGCCCAGTCGGTCGAGGTCGACATCGAACAGGGTCAGGTACACGTCGAAGGCAATCCGGAATGGCGTGATCAGGTAGCCATGGCGCTCGCCAAGATGGGTTACCCCGAGGTCGGCTCGGTTGAAGGCATGAAAGCGGCGGCGGCGAAGGCCAAGTCGTTCGTCAGTTGCGCCATCGGGCGAATTGACAACGCCTCCCAAGGCAAAGGATAA
- a CDS encoding putative bifunctional diguanylate cyclase/phosphodiesterase: MSRNDGQVQQQPRAADLLLPTPQSPAQAKPDGDVSLWRLIFFGSGGDINQEQGQAVARVALSILGSAMLAIVRAFDGADNLPVMLALSYMLASIFYLSYIARHKATHLWRRYVAIVADLSVATLLTAYFGTTGIAFYPLFLWVMIGNGLRYGQHHMQIATLVGLLGFTGAAVYNGYLAAEPLAYTGLMGGLVLMPKFFVVMIERLARANIELQQQKEHAEYMATHDVLTGLPNRAYLHTRMEQSLARAKRNDSEVAVAFIDLDAFKAINDTYGHEYGDYLLTQVADAMRLAVRASDTVARLGGDEFVVLIEDYVHGEGSDIGRFIERLFSCVGRYYTISEYETYVTWSCGVVVYPRDGQDVHTLLKHADTAMYAAKAMGPNNYAFYDATMSQQVGEQLELRDDLRQALERSQLEVYYQPIVDAKSGRVSSAEALLRWNHPTRGLLAPGQFIDVAEHSGLINPIGEWVLREALKTAAVWREMAGYDITMHVNVSAHQLMQPGFVDQVQSALRDTGLPSDVLDLEMTESALIEDSKRAECLLGALAQIGVKIALDDFGTGFSSLSYLKHLPVNVIKIDKSFIDDLTHGERDGALVEAILTIGNRLGFDIIAEGVETEEQLNWLLAHGCRYLQGYHFSRPMTQTDFFNQASNLYRMPRSVAPPLQPFAIDRLAADSA, from the coding sequence ATGTCCCGCAACGACGGTCAGGTACAACAACAACCCCGAGCGGCCGACCTCCTGCTGCCAACGCCGCAAAGCCCGGCCCAGGCCAAGCCTGACGGCGACGTATCGCTTTGGCGGCTGATCTTTTTCGGCTCCGGCGGGGATATCAACCAGGAGCAGGGCCAGGCCGTTGCGCGTGTCGCACTCAGCATCCTGGGCAGTGCCATGCTGGCTATCGTTCGCGCTTTCGATGGAGCCGACAACCTGCCGGTGATGTTGGCGTTGTCGTACATGCTCGCCAGCATCTTCTACCTGTCGTACATCGCCCGCCACAAGGCTACCCACCTGTGGCGACGTTACGTCGCGATCGTCGCCGACCTTTCCGTTGCCACGCTGTTGACCGCTTACTTCGGTACCACCGGAATCGCCTTCTACCCGCTGTTTCTGTGGGTGATGATCGGCAACGGCCTGCGTTACGGCCAGCATCACATGCAGATCGCGACCTTGGTCGGCCTGCTCGGGTTCACCGGTGCGGCTGTTTACAACGGCTACCTCGCGGCCGAGCCACTCGCCTACACGGGTTTGATGGGTGGCTTGGTGCTGATGCCGAAATTTTTCGTCGTTATGATCGAGCGGTTGGCGCGCGCCAACATCGAACTGCAGCAACAGAAAGAACACGCCGAGTATATGGCGACCCACGATGTGCTCACCGGGCTGCCCAACCGCGCCTACCTGCATACGCGTATGGAACAATCGCTGGCCCGCGCCAAGCGCAACGATAGCGAAGTGGCCGTGGCGTTCATCGATCTGGACGCGTTCAAGGCGATCAACGACACCTATGGCCATGAGTATGGCGACTACCTGCTCACCCAGGTGGCCGACGCGATGCGCCTGGCGGTGCGCGCCAGCGATACGGTGGCCCGTTTGGGGGGCGACGAGTTCGTCGTGTTGATCGAAGACTATGTGCACGGTGAAGGTTCGGATATCGGACGCTTTATCGAGCGGTTGTTCTCGTGCGTCGGTCGCTACTACACCATCAGTGAATACGAAACCTATGTGACCTGGAGCTGCGGTGTCGTCGTTTATCCGCGCGACGGCCAGGACGTTCACACCCTACTCAAGCACGCCGACACCGCGATGTACGCGGCCAAGGCGATGGGTCCGAACAACTACGCCTTCTACGATGCGACCATGTCGCAGCAGGTCGGCGAGCAGCTGGAGTTGCGCGATGACCTGCGCCAGGCGCTCGAGCGCAGTCAGTTGGAGGTCTACTACCAGCCGATCGTCGATGCCAAGTCCGGCCGCGTGAGTTCGGCGGAGGCGCTGTTGCGTTGGAATCACCCGACGCGCGGGTTGCTTGCGCCGGGCCAGTTCATCGACGTGGCGGAACACAGTGGTCTGATCAATCCGATCGGTGAATGGGTGTTGCGCGAAGCGCTGAAGACCGCCGCGGTATGGCGCGAAATGGCGGGCTATGACATCACCATGCATGTGAACGTGTCCGCCCACCAGTTGATGCAGCCGGGCTTCGTCGACCAGGTGCAGTCCGCGTTGCGCGACACCGGCCTGCCGTCGGATGTGCTCGACCTCGAGATGACCGAGAGCGCCTTGATCGAAGACTCGAAGCGCGCGGAGTGCCTGCTCGGTGCGCTCGCGCAGATTGGGGTCAAGATCGCGTTGGACGACTTCGGTACCGGGTTCTCATCGCTGTCGTACCTGAAGCATTTGCCTGTGAACGTCATCAAGATCGACAAATCGTTTATCGATGACCTGACGCATGGCGAGCGTGATGGCGCACTGGTCGAAGCGATTCTGACGATAGGCAACCGCCTGGGTTTTGACATCATCGCCGAGGGTGTCGAGACCGAAGAACAGCTCAACTGGTTGTTGGCGCATGGTTGCCGATATCTGCAGGGTTATCACTTCAGTCGACCGATGACGCAGACCGATTTCTTCAATCAGGCATCGAACCTCTACCGGATGCCGCGCAGCGTCGCGCCGCCGTTGCAGCCCTTCGCTATCGACCGACTTGCGGCCGACTCCGCCTGA
- a CDS encoding efflux RND transporter permease subunit encodes MLTKLIAWSINNRFLVLLAALVITGWGWVALHKTPLDAIPDLSDVQVIIKTSYPGQAPRVVEEQVTYPITTTMLSVPGAQVVRGYSFFGDSYVYVIFEDGTDLYWARARVLEYLNQAAADLPDGVQPRLGPDATGVGWVYNYVLVDRSGKHDLAELRSLQDWFLKYELQTVPGVSEVATVGGMVRQYQVVVDPEKLRAFGISLARVSAAIKAANQEVGGSVLELAEAEYMVRTRGYLSGLKDLEHIPITVTEMGTPVLLRDIATVQIGPEMRRVVADLDGEGEVTGGIVVMRYGENALTTIKRVKAKLETLRQGLPEGVEIIETYDRSALIERAVNNLEDKLVEEFIVVALVCLVFLFHLRSAFVAIVTLPLGILASFIVMQQQGINANIMSLGGIAIAIGAMVDAAIVMIENAHKHLERYRHNYGHDAEGAEHWAVITHAAAEVGPALFFSLLIITLSFLPVFTLEAQEGRLFAPLAFTKTYAMAAAAGLAVTLVPVLMGYFIRGKIPAENKNPLNVFLIWLYKPLLTAVMRLPKLTLLVAFLAIVSLVIPIAGLGGFFEPAKWPFQLVEMATGKPQSAPAEIEQAKQDFVRDWRKSFRDTPWLARFADGLGSEFMPELDEGDLMYMPTTLPGLSIGKAQELLQQTDRLIKKVPEVKQVFGKIGRADTATDPAPLTMIETVIQLKPRDQWRPGMTTKKLIDELDAAVQYPGVTNAWVMPIKTRIDMLATGIKTPVGIKVAGPDLAEIERIGREIEKVVMQVEGTTSAYSERVAGGRYIDIVPDRVTAARYGLNIDDINQVIAAAVGGINITQTVEGLERYPVNLRFPRERRDDLEKLRNLPLVTPTGAQVPLAQVAEVKIIDGPPMLKSENGRLNGWTFVDIRDVDLGGYVARAQQAVREQVELPAGYSITWSGQYEYMLRANERLSQVVPLTLVIIFVLLYLTFRHAGQALMVMASLPFALVGGFWLIFLLDFHLSVAVGVGFIALAGVAAEFGVVMLVYLDNALRDHQRQGELTPASLRAAIMEGAVLRVRPKAMTVAVIVAGLLPIFLGTGTGSEVMSRIAAPMIGGMITAPLLSLFVIPVIYLLWKGRGLRQPEEPDPEPTETLPESDEPDEKPA; translated from the coding sequence ATGTTGACGAAGCTGATCGCCTGGTCGATCAACAATCGCTTTCTGGTGCTGCTCGCGGCGCTGGTGATCACCGGCTGGGGCTGGGTGGCGCTGCACAAGACACCACTGGATGCGATCCCCGACCTGTCCGACGTGCAGGTCATCATCAAGACCAGCTACCCCGGGCAGGCACCGCGCGTGGTCGAAGAACAGGTCACCTACCCGATCACGACCACCATGCTGTCGGTGCCGGGGGCGCAGGTGGTGCGCGGTTACTCGTTCTTCGGCGACTCGTATGTCTACGTGATCTTCGAAGACGGCACGGATCTCTATTGGGCGCGCGCGCGTGTGCTCGAGTACCTGAACCAGGCCGCCGCCGATCTGCCGGACGGCGTACAGCCGCGACTCGGGCCAGACGCCACCGGTGTCGGCTGGGTATACAACTATGTGCTGGTCGATCGCAGCGGCAAGCACGATCTGGCCGAACTGCGCAGCCTGCAGGACTGGTTCCTGAAGTACGAGTTACAGACGGTGCCCGGCGTGTCCGAGGTGGCGACCGTCGGCGGCATGGTGCGGCAGTACCAGGTCGTGGTCGACCCGGAAAAGCTGCGCGCCTTCGGCATCTCGCTGGCCCGGGTTTCTGCCGCGATCAAAGCGGCCAATCAGGAGGTCGGCGGGTCTGTGCTCGAGCTGGCCGAGGCCGAGTACATGGTGCGCACGCGCGGCTACCTGAGCGGACTCAAAGACCTCGAACACATCCCGATCACGGTCACCGAGATGGGTACGCCGGTGCTGCTGCGCGATATCGCCACGGTACAGATCGGCCCGGAGATGCGCCGCGTGGTCGCCGACCTCGACGGCGAAGGCGAAGTGACCGGCGGCATCGTCGTGATGCGCTACGGCGAGAACGCGCTGACGACCATCAAACGCGTCAAGGCCAAGCTCGAAACACTGCGCCAGGGGCTGCCCGAAGGCGTCGAGATCATCGAGACCTACGACCGCTCGGCACTGATCGAGCGCGCCGTGAACAACCTCGAAGACAAGCTGGTCGAGGAGTTCATCGTGGTCGCGCTGGTGTGCCTGGTGTTCCTGTTCCACCTGCGCTCGGCATTCGTCGCGATCGTAACCCTACCGCTCGGCATCCTGGCCTCGTTCATTGTCATGCAGCAACAGGGCATCAACGCGAACATCATGTCGCTCGGCGGCATTGCGATTGCCATCGGCGCAATGGTGGATGCGGCGATCGTGATGATCGAGAACGCGCATAAGCATCTCGAGCGCTATCGCCACAACTATGGGCATGATGCTGAAGGTGCCGAGCACTGGGCGGTGATCACGCACGCTGCAGCCGAGGTCGGCCCTGCCCTGTTCTTCTCGCTGCTGATCATCACGCTGAGCTTTCTGCCGGTGTTCACGCTCGAGGCACAGGAGGGTCGTCTGTTCGCGCCGCTGGCCTTTACCAAGACCTATGCGATGGCCGCAGCGGCCGGCCTGGCCGTCACGCTGGTGCCGGTGCTGATGGGCTACTTCATTCGCGGCAAGATCCCGGCCGAAAACAAGAACCCGCTCAACGTATTTCTGATCTGGCTGTACAAGCCGCTGCTGACGGCCGTCATGCGACTGCCCAAGCTGACTCTGTTGGTCGCTTTTCTGGCGATCGTCAGCCTGGTGATTCCGATCGCCGGTCTCGGCGGCTTTTTCGAGCCGGCCAAGTGGCCGTTCCAGCTGGTCGAGATGGCGACCGGCAAGCCGCAGTCCGCCCCCGCTGAAATCGAACAGGCCAAACAGGATTTCGTTCGTGACTGGCGCAAGAGCTTTCGCGACACGCCCTGGCTGGCGCGCTTTGCCGACGGCCTGGGTTCGGAGTTCATGCCCGAGCTCGACGAAGGCGACCTGATGTACATGCCGACCACCCTGCCCGGCCTGTCGATCGGCAAAGCGCAGGAGTTGTTGCAACAGACCGACCGGCTGATCAAGAAGGTGCCCGAGGTCAAGCAGGTGTTCGGCAAGATCGGCCGCGCCGATACCGCGACCGACCCGGCACCGTTGACCATGATCGAGACGGTCATCCAGCTCAAACCGCGCGATCAGTGGCGGCCCGGCATGACGACCAAGAAGCTGATCGACGAACTGGACGCGGCTGTGCAATACCCCGGCGTCACCAACGCCTGGGTCATGCCGATCAAGACGCGTATCGACATGCTGGCGACCGGCATCAAGACCCCGGTCGGCATCAAGGTGGCCGGACCGGATCTAGCCGAGATCGAGCGTATCGGACGCGAGATCGAGAAGGTGGTGATGCAGGTCGAGGGCACCACGTCGGCCTACTCCGAGCGCGTGGCCGGCGGGCGTTACATCGATATCGTGCCCGACCGCGTCACTGCCGCGCGCTACGGTCTGAACATCGATGACATCAACCAGGTGATCGCCGCGGCGGTCGGCGGTATCAACATCACGCAAACGGTCGAAGGGCTTGAGCGTTACCCGGTCAATCTGCGCTTCCCGCGCGAGCGCCGCGATGACCTGGAGAAACTGCGTAACCTGCCACTGGTCACGCCGACCGGCGCGCAGGTTCCGTTGGCGCAGGTCGCCGAGGTCAAGATCATCGACGGCCCTCCGATGCTCAAGAGCGAGAATGGCCGGCTCAACGGCTGGACCTTCGTCGACATCCGCGACGTCGATCTCGGCGGCTACGTCGCACGCGCCCAGCAGGCGGTACGCGAGCAGGTCGAGTTGCCGGCCGGCTATTCGATCACCTGGTCGGGCCAGTACGAGTACATGCTGCGCGCCAACGAGCGCTTGTCGCAAGTGGTGCCGCTGACCCTGGTGATCATCTTCGTGTTGCTGTATCTGACGTTCCGCCATGCCGGTCAGGCACTGATGGTCATGGCCTCGCTGCCGTTCGCCTTGGTCGGCGGCTTCTGGCTGATCTTCCTGCTCGACTTTCACCTGTCGGTTGCGGTCGGCGTCGGCTTTATCGCGCTGGCGGGCGTTGCCGCTGAGTTCGGCGTGGTGATGTTGGTCTATCTCGACAACGCGCTACGCGACCATCAACGGCAAGGCGAACTCACGCCGGCCAGCCTGCGCGCCGCGATCATGGAAGGCGCCGTACTGCGCGTGCGGCCGAAGGCGATGACGGTAGCGGTGATCGTCGCCGGCCTGCTGCCGATCTTTCTCGGTACCGGCACGGGTTCGGAAGTGATGAGCCGCATCGCTGCACCGATGATCGGCGGCATGATCACCGCACCTTTGCTGTCGCTGTTCGTGATCCCCGTGATCTACCTGTTGTGGAAGGGCCGCGGCCTGCGACAACCTGAAGAACCCGACCCGGAACCAACCGAGACCTTGCCCGAGTCGGATGAGCCAGACGAGAAACCGGCATGA
- a CDS encoding heavy metal-responsive transcriptional regulator, whose product MTIKKAGERTGLSPDTLRYYERIGLLDQVARNAGGQRRYSAEDVARLRFIKRAQAMDFSLDEIGQLLRFREQEGDVRADVRALTETKLAAIEERIETLTRLRDELAGLVRQCHASERDCPIIASMDNQKECDHELHDCS is encoded by the coding sequence ATGACCATCAAGAAGGCCGGTGAGCGCACCGGTTTGTCGCCCGATACCCTGCGGTACTACGAGCGGATAGGCCTGCTCGACCAGGTCGCGCGCAACGCCGGTGGACAGCGCCGCTACTCGGCTGAAGACGTAGCCCGCCTGCGCTTCATCAAGCGTGCGCAAGCCATGGATTTCAGCCTCGACGAGATCGGGCAGTTGCTGCGCTTTCGCGAGCAGGAAGGTGACGTTCGCGCCGATGTGCGCGCGCTCACCGAGACCAAGTTGGCCGCGATCGAGGAACGTATCGAGACCTTGACGCGTCTGAGAGATGAACTCGCCGGGTTGGTCCGGCAATGCCATGCGAGCGAGCGGGATTGCCCGATCATCGCCAGCATGGACAACCAGAAGGAGTGCGACCATGAGCTACACGATTGCAGTTGA
- the trmL gene encoding tRNA (uridine(34)/cytosine(34)/5-carboxymethylaminomethyluridine(34)-2'-O)-methyltransferase TrmL, protein MFHVVLYQPEIPPNTGNIIRLCANTGSTLHLIHPLGFEFDDKRLRRAGLDYREFATVQQHADFAHFLSSVEPPRWFGVSTRGRQRYDQIDYAAGDAFVFGPETRGLPQAMLDALPPERRLRLPMVPGQRSMNLSNSVAVLVFEAWRQQGFAGGE, encoded by the coding sequence TTGTTTCATGTCGTGCTCTATCAGCCGGAGATTCCGCCGAATACCGGCAATATCATACGCCTGTGCGCCAACACCGGCAGCACTCTGCACCTGATTCATCCGCTCGGATTCGAGTTCGACGACAAGCGCCTGCGACGCGCCGGGCTCGATTACCGCGAGTTCGCCACGGTTCAGCAACATGCCGATTTCGCGCACTTCCTTTCGTCGGTTGAGCCACCGCGTTGGTTCGGCGTATCGACCCGCGGCCGTCAACGCTACGATCAGATCGACTACGCCGCCGGCGATGCCTTCGTGTTCGGTCCGGAAACGCGCGGCCTGCCGCAGGCCATGCTCGACGCCTTGCCGCCGGAGCGTCGCCTGCGTCTGCCGATGGTGCCGGGGCAGCGCAGCATGAACCTGTCGAACAGCGTGGCGGTGCTGGTGTTCGAGGCCTGGCGACAGCAGGGGTTTGCGGGCGGCGAATGA
- a CDS encoding DUF924 family protein: protein MSSLDQGIEANDVIDFWFAPTIRKAWFRSTPEIDQEIRQRFEQIWQAAGQGRCSDWLNDANGCLAFVIVCDQFPLNMYRGTAKSFSTETLAVAASRRAVDTGLDQALPDEHKAFLYMPLMHSERIEHQQRAVELFDAAGLSDNLRFAKHHRELIERFGRFPHRNAILGRRSTPEERAYLQSKEAFTG from the coding sequence ATGAGTTCGCTCGATCAAGGAATCGAGGCGAATGACGTTATCGATTTTTGGTTTGCGCCGACCATACGCAAGGCCTGGTTCCGCTCGACGCCCGAAATCGATCAAGAGATACGGCAACGTTTCGAACAGATCTGGCAAGCGGCCGGTCAGGGCCGGTGCAGCGATTGGTTGAATGATGCAAATGGCTGTCTGGCATTCGTCATCGTGTGTGACCAGTTTCCGCTCAACATGTACCGCGGTACCGCCAAGTCGTTCTCGACCGAAACGCTCGCGGTGGCCGCCAGCCGGCGCGCGGTGGATACCGGCCTCGATCAGGCATTGCCCGACGAGCACAAGGCCTTCCTGTACATGCCGCTGATGCACAGCGAGCGCATCGAGCATCAGCAGCGTGCAGTGGAACTGTTCGATGCCGCCGGGTTAAGCGACAACTTGCGGTTCGCCAAACACCATCGCGAACTCATCGAACGCTTCGGGCGCTTTCCGCACCGCAATGCGATACTCGGTCGGCGCAGCACGCCGGAAGAGCGGGCCTATCTTCAATCCAAAGAGGCGTTCACCGGCTGA